From the genome of Syntrophorhabdaceae bacterium:
TTACTAACGACTAGAGACTAGAGACTAACGACTGCCTTTTCTGCTTCTTGCTTTCGCTGCCTGGAAATGTTCATATATCCTGGAGGCCTGGGGGTTTATGAGCGATCAGATCGACATAGAGAAAAGTTTTCATGGCATCGTCTGGAACCGGGTACACGACGGGTATTTCTCCGATCCCTGTATCGCCGGGCCTTTGGTCGAAAAAGTCCGGGATTTCGCCTGTACATCACGGGCGACAAAAATCATCGACCTTGGCGGCGGCACCGGGTCCCTGCTCTCCTGCATTCGTTCGGCCGGCATCGGGCCGGACGTATCCCTTCTCAATCTCGATGATTCGCCCGTGCAACTCGATGCCGCGAGGTCCGCGGGTTTTACACTGCTTCGCGCTTCGGTGGACTCCTTTTCCCGACATGAGATCGACCCGGAAGGGGGACGGTGCCTCTTCGTCATGCGCTCGGTCCTGCACTATTTCGGAAAGGAGGGTCTGCGCCCTGTCCTGCGCCACATACTCGCCCAAACCGGGCCCGGGGAATACTTCATTCATCAGAGCGCATCCTTCACGCACGCGCGGGATGCAAATTGCGCCAATACCCTCTACGGGATGATGGGGACAAAGAAGTGGTACCCCACTGTCGCCTTTCTCCGTAAATGCCTTCGGGAGGAGGGGTGGAGGGTGCGGGCGGTGCTTCCCGCCCCTCCCTTGCGGCTCAGGGATACGGACCTGATGGAGCGGTATAACCTCGACCGGACCGCCATTCACCGGATTCGTGAACGCTTGTCCAGGAACCGCGCAGTGCCGGAGGACGTCTTCGTGAGAACAGAGACCGGCTTCTCAGCCTTTCTCCATTATTCGATCTATATCTGCACCCCGAATACGGGATAGAGCTTCAAAAATCAAAATGAGTATGGGCAATTTTCTCGATTTTCTTCTTGACCCGTCTACTACTTCACGCTGTAGCCTTTCTTTGTCATGGCCATGACGAAAAAATACAGACGAAAGGAAGAGACTATGAAAAACAAGGTAACGGTAGAGGAATGGGTCAAAAGGTTCGGCGCCGTCGGAATGGATGAGGCAGCAATACAGAAGTGGCACACCCTGTTCGAGAGCGAAAACCCCGAAGGCCACCAGAATTTCCTTGAATGGCTCGGATTGTCCGCTGAAAAAATAACTCAGATCAGAGGCCTGGCCTGAGGCGAACTGCCCCCGGTATGGTGCCGGGGGCAGTTCCTTTATACACAGAACGAGGATAGAGATGGTACTCATTACCGATGCAGCACGGAGGTTCGGCCTTTCCCGCAGCACTTTACTCTATTATGATCGCATCGACTTGTTAAAACCGTCGGAACGCACCGGCGCAGGCTATCGGGTCTATTCGCCTGACGATCTGGAAAGGTTGTCCGCAATCTGCAGCTTTCGCCGGGCAGGACTGACTATAGAGGATATCCGTCACGTCCTGTCGGTGAAAGAGGATGCCCATGGAGCGATAGTAAGGCGGCGCATGGACGAGATCGGAAAGGAGATCCTCGTCCTCCAGGCCCAGCAGCGCCTGCTCGGGAAAATGCAGAAAATTCAATCGTGCCCGGCACTGCCGAATGCAATCGACAAACAGGCCTGGGTTGAAATGCTTCGGGTCGCGGGAATGGATGAAGCGGCCATGAAGACGTGGCACCTCGAATTCGAGCGTCGCTCCCCGGAAGGCCACCACCGGTTCCTACTCGCCCTGGGGATATCGAAAGAGGAAGCCGAGTCTATCAGGTCCGCGGCCGGGTGGGAACCCCGGATGTAAACATGTTGATAAGGTGCGCGTTCTGATGGTATTCCATAGTAATGCGCGCGCCGGTCCGTCTCAAAGATATTCTGC
Proteins encoded in this window:
- a CDS encoding class I SAM-dependent methyltransferase; the encoded protein is MSDQIDIEKSFHGIVWNRVHDGYFSDPCIAGPLVEKVRDFACTSRATKIIDLGGGTGSLLSCIRSAGIGPDVSLLNLDDSPVQLDAARSAGFTLLRASVDSFSRHEIDPEGGRCLFVMRSVLHYFGKEGLRPVLRHILAQTGPGEYFIHQSASFTHARDANCANTLYGMMGTKKWYPTVAFLRKCLREEGWRVRAVLPAPPLRLRDTDLMERYNLDRTAIHRIRERLSRNRAVPEDVFVRTETGFSAFLHYSIYICTPNTG
- a CDS encoding MerR family transcriptional regulator; the encoded protein is MVLITDAARRFGLSRSTLLYYDRIDLLKPSERTGAGYRVYSPDDLERLSAICSFRRAGLTIEDIRHVLSVKEDAHGAIVRRRMDEIGKEILVLQAQQRLLGKMQKIQSCPALPNAIDKQAWVEMLRVAGMDEAAMKTWHLEFERRSPEGHHRFLLALGISKEEAESIRSAAGWEPRM